In one Myxocyprinus asiaticus isolate MX2 ecotype Aquarium Trade chromosome 1, UBuf_Myxa_2, whole genome shotgun sequence genomic region, the following are encoded:
- the LOC127439586 gene encoding eukaryotic translation initiation factor 3 subunit J-B-like, whose protein sequence is MADSDSWDADNFELSEPIRSTAVRLDRWEGEDEEDDVKDNWDDEVETEEEQKKEEVKAPEKKKASPKIKEKELTQNKKQEELKNKKTQISEKLSPEEQQAEKLRQQKLQEEADLELAREAFGVDPAAANASTTGITTNNAFGIEAMCPSSKEDFVAFEKLLKDKITQFEKSVHYSSFLESLFRELCISLEVDDLKKISNSLSVLLSEKQRQEKEKKANKKKKKGVLPGGGFKANMRDDFADYGDFDGGYGNDYDDFM, encoded by the exons ATGGCGGATTCCGACTCTTGGG ACGCTGACAACTTCGAGCTGAGTGAGCCGATCAGAAGTACCGCCGTGCGGCTGGATAGGTGGGAAGGCGAGGACGAGGAGGACGACGTGAAG GATAACTGGGATGATGAGGTGGAGACAGAGGAAGAGCAGAAAAAAGAAG AAGTGAAAGCCCCTGAGAAGAAAAAAGCAAGTCCtaaaataaaagagaaagaattaacacaaaataaaaaacaagaagaGTTAAAAAATAAG AAAACACAAATAAGTGAGAAACTATCACCAGAAGAGCAGCAAGCAGAGAAGCTTCGACAGCAGAAGctgcaggaggaggcagacctggAATTGGCCCGAGAGGCTTTTG GTGTTGATCCTGCTGCTGCAAATGCATCTACTACTGGTATTACCACAAACAATGCCTTTGGAATTGAAGCCATGTGCCCCTCATCCAAAGAAGATTTTGTTGCATTTGAAAAATTACTCAAAGATAAGATAACACAGTTTGAAAAATCAGTTCATTATTCCAGCTTTTTGGAGTCACTGTTTCGAGAGCTTTGTATTTCAT tgGAAGTAGATGACCTGAAGAAAATAAGTAATTCTTTGTCTGTTCTTCTCAGTGAAAAACAAAGGCAAGAAAAG GAAAAGAAGgcaaataagaaaaagaagaaaggtgTGCTCCCTGGTGGTGGATTTAAAGCAAACATGAGAGACGACTTTGCTGATTATGGTGACTTTGATGGTGGCTACGGCAATGACTATGATGACTTCATGTGA